Proteins encoded by one window of Brienomyrus brachyistius isolate T26 chromosome 1, BBRACH_0.4, whole genome shotgun sequence:
- the atp2b1a gene encoding plasma membrane calcium-transporting ATPase 1a isoform X1 codes for MAKNSYSGVKNHEANHDGDFGCSLKELRSLMELRGAEALHKLQESYGDVQGLCNRLKSSPIEGLSGHPADIDKRKETFGMNFIPPKKPKTFLQLVWEALQDVTLIILEVAAIVSLGLSFYKPPDEERDHCGTAAGGVEDEGEAEAGWIEGAAILLSVICVVLVTAFNDWSKEKQFRGLQSRIEQEQKFTVVRGGQVIQIPVAEIVVGDIAQIKYGDLLPADGVLIQGSDLKIDESSLTGESDHVKKTQDKDPMLLSGTHVMEGSGKMVVTAVGVNSQSGIIFTLLGAEEDEDEEEEKEEKKKEKKSKKQDGSIENRKKAKPQDGAAMEMQPLNSEDAAEMEEKRKANLPKKEKSVLQGKLTKLAVQIGKAGLVMSAITVIILVVLFVVDTFWIQGLPWVKDCTPIYIQYFVKFFIIGVTVLVVAVPEGLPLAVTISLAYSVKKMMKDNNLVRHLDACETMGNATAICSDKTGTLTMNRMTVVQAYLADKHYRRVPETDLIPASIMDLLILGISVNCAYTTKIMSPEKEGGLPRQVGNKTECALLGFVLDLKKDYQAIRNEIPEEKLYKVYTFNSVRKSMSTVLKNADGSFRMFSKGASEILLKKCCKILTASGEPKVFRPRDRDDMVKKVIEPMASEGLRTICLAYRDFPASEGEPEWENETDILTSLTCLCVVGIEDPVRLEVPDAIKKCQRAGITVRMVTGDNINTARAIAVKCGILQPGDDFLCLEGKDFNRRIRNEKGEIEQERIDKIWPKLRVLARSSPTDKHTLVKGIIDSTVAEQRQVVAVTGDGTNDGPALKKADVGFAMGIAGTDVAKEASDIILTDDNFSSIVKAVMWGRNVYDSISKFLQFQLTVNVVAVIVAFTGACITQDSPLKAVQMLWVNLIMDTFASLALATEPPTESLLLRKPYGRNKPLISRTMMKNILGHAVYQLTIIFTLLFAGEQIFDIDNGRDAPLHAPPSEHYTIVFNTFVMMQLFNEINARKIHGERNVFDGIFNNIIFCSIVLGTFIIQIVIVQFGGKPFSCVGLSIDQWLWCVFLGMGCLLWGQVISTIPTSRLKFLKTAGHGTQKEEIPDEELEDMDDLDEIDHAERELRHGQILWFRGLNRIQTQMDVVSAFQSGTSFQGALRRQPSSASQQHDIRVVNAFRSSLSPYEGLEKPESRSSIHNFMTHPEFRIEDSEPHIPLIDDTDAEDDAPTKRNSSLPRNSPPHNSSPPHDSILHNSSPHDSAPRDQTPHDSTPHDSAAQNSSPHHSAPQNSALHDASPHDSALRDSAAHKSSLHDSAPHNSSPHNSVPPSPSSPNKNNNAVDTSGIHLFLDIKCVPTTAPGSPLHSLETSL; via the exons GATTGAGTGGACACCCTGCCGACATCGACAAGAGAAAAGAAACATTTGGAATGAACTTTATACCTCCAAAAAAGCCAAAAACCTTCCTTCAGTTAGTGTGGGAGGCATTGCAGGACGTAACGCTCATTATTCTTGAAGTGGCAGCCATAGTTTCTTTAGGCCTTTCTTTTTATAAACCTCCAGATGAGGAAAGAGACC ACTGCGGCACGGCGGCAGGTGGTGTGGAGGATGAGGGTGAGGCTGAGGCGGGATGGATTGAGGGAGCAGCCATCCTTCTGTCtgtcatctgtgtggtgctggtgACTGCCTTCAATGACTGGAGCAAGGAGAAGCAGTTCAGGGGCCTCCAGAGCCGCATCGAACAAGAGCAGAAATTCACTGTTGTCAGGGGTGGCCAAGTCATCCAGATCCCAGTGGCTGAGATCGTCGTAGGGGACATTGCACAAATCAAATATG GTGACCTCCTGCCTGCAGATGGCGTGCTGATCCAGGGAAGTGATCTCAAAATTGACGAGAGCTCTCTGACGGGGGAATCGGACCATGTAAAGAAGACGCAGGACAAGGACCCCATGCTGTTGTCTG GAACCCACGTCATGGAGGGTTCTGGCAAGATGGTGGTCACCGCGGTGGGGGTCAACTCTCAATCTGGAATCATTTTCACGTTGCTTGGGGCTGAAGAGGACgaagatgaggaggaagagaaagaagaaaaaaagaaggagAAGAAAA GCAAAAAGCAGGATGGCTCCATTGAGAACCGCAAAAAAG CTAAACCTCAGGACGGAGCAGCCATGGAGATGCAGCCGCTCAACAGCGAGGATGCAGCCGAGATGGAGGAGAAGCGCAAAGCCAACCTGCCCAAGAAGGAGAAATCTGTCCTTCAAGGGAAGCTGACAAAACTAGCGGTGCAGATTGGGAAAGCAG GCCTCGTGATGTCAGCTATCACCGTCATCATTCTCGTGGTCCTCTTTGTCGTCGATACCTTCTGGATCCAAGGCCTGCCCTGGGTCAAGGACTGCACTCCCATCTATATCCAGTACTTCGTCAAGTTCTTCATCATTGGTGTCACAGTGCTGGTTGTGGCTGTGCCAGAGGGTCTTCCTCTCGCTGTCACCATTTCTCTGGCCTACTCTGTCAAA AAAATGATGAAGGATAACAATTTAGTGAGACACCTGGATGCCTGTGAAACCATGGGCAACGCGACTGCCATCTGCTCCGATAAGACAGGCACCCTGACCATGAACAGGATGACTGTTGTTCAGGCCTACCTGGCTGATAAACATTACAGGCGGGTTCCCGAAACTGACCTCATCCCTGCAAGCATCATGGACCTGCTCATCCTGGGCATCAGTGTCAATTGTGCATACACCACCAAAATTATG TCTCCTGAAAAGGAAGGTGGTTTGCCTCGTCAAGTGGGCAACAAGACAGAATGTGCCTTGCTGGGCTTTGTCCTGGATTTAAAAAAGGACTACCAAGCAATCCGCAACGAGATCCCAGAGGAGAAGCTCTACAAGGTCTACACTTTCAATTCCGTCAGGAAATCCATGAGCACCGTGCTGAAGAATGCTGATGGCAGCTTCAGGATGTTCAGCAAAGGAGCCTCTGAAATTCTCCTGAAGAA GTGCTGTAAAATCTTGACGGCGAGTGGTGAGCCAAAGGTGTTCCGGCCCAGGGACCGGGACGATATGGTGAAGAAAGTGATTGAACCCATGGCTTCTGAGGGCCTAAGGACCATCTGCCTGGCCTACAGGGACTTCCCTGCATCTGAGGGGGAGCCTGAATGGGAAAATGAAACGGACATCCTCACCAGCCTCACCTGCCTCTGTGTGGTGGGCATCGaggaccccgtcaggctggAG GTCCCTGACGCCATTAAGAAGTGCCAGCGTGCTGGAATCACAGTGCGCATGGTCACCGGGGACAACATCAACACCGCCAGAGCCATCGCCGTCAAGTGTGGCATCCTCCAGCCTGGAGACGACTTCCTGTGCCTGGAGGGTAAGGACTTCAACAGGCGGATACGCAACGAGAAGGGAGAG ATTGAGCAAGAGCGTATCGATAAGATATGGCCTAAACTGCGGGTGTTAGCAAGATCCTCCCCTACCGACAAACACACTCTTGTCAAAG GTATAATCGATAGCACTGTAGCTGAACAAAGACAAGTCGTCGCCGTAACGGGGGACGGCACTAATGACGGCCCCGCCTTGAAGAAAGCCGACGTTGGCTTTGCGATG GGCATCGCTGGTACTGATGTAGCCAAAGAAGCCTCTGACATCATCCTGACGGATGACAACTTCAGCAGCATTGTGAAAGCCGTCATGTGGGGGAGGAACGTGTACGACAGCATCTCTAAGTTCCTGCAGTTTCAGCTGACCGTCAATGTGGTGGCCGTCATCGTGGCCTTCACTGGGGCTTGCATCACACAG GACTCTCCCTTGAAGGCAGTCCAGATGCTGTGGGTGAACCTAATCATGGACACTTTTGCCTCATTGGCTCTGGCCACCGAGCCTCCCACCGAATCCCTGCTACTCAGGAAGCCTTACGGACGCAACAAACCGCTCATCTCCCGCACCATGATGAAGAACATCCTGGGCCATGCTGTCTACCAGCTTACCATCATCTTCACATTACTGTTTGCTG GTGAACAGATTTTTGACATTGACAATGGCCGTGACGCCCCCCTGCATGCGCCCCCGTCTGAACACTACACCATCGTCTTCAACACCTTTGTCATGATGCAGCTGTTCAATGAGATAAACGCCCGCAAAATCCATGGCGAGAGGAATGTCTTTGATGGCATCTTTAACAACATCATCTTCTGCTCAATCGTACTGGGGACATTCATCATCCAG ATCGTCATCGTCCAGTTTGGGGGGAAGCCCTTCAGCTGTGTGGGGCTGTCCATCGATCAGTGGCTCTGGTGTGTCTTCCTAGGGATGGGCTGTCTGCTCTGGGGCCAA GTCATCTCCACCATCCCCACGAGCCGCCTCAAGTTCCTGAAGACGGCGGGCCACGGCACACAGAAGGAAGAGATCCCggatgaggagctggaggacATGGACGACCTGGACGAGATTGACCATGCGGAGCGGGAGCTGCGGCATGGCCAGATCCTCTGGTTCAGGGGCCTCAACCGTATCCAGACTCAG ATGGATGTAGTCAGTGCTTTCCAGAGTGGAACTTCCTTTCAGGGGGCTCTAAGGCGCCAGCCCTCCAGCGCCAGCCAACAACACGAT ATCCGGGTGGTGAATGCCTTCCGCAGCTCCCTGTCACCGTATGAGGGGCTAGAGAAGCCGGAATCCCGGAGCTCCATCCACAACTTCATGACCCACCCGGAGTTCCGGATTGAGGACTCGGAGCCTCACATTCCCCTGATTGATGACACTGACGCCGAGGATGACGCCCCCACAAAGCGCAACTCCTCATTGCCACGCAACTCGCCTCCGCACAACTCATCACCGCCGCACGATTCGATCCTGCACAACTCATCCCCGCATGACTCAGCCCCCCGCGATCAAACCCCTCATGACTCAACCCCGCATGATTCAGCTGCTCAGAATTCGTCCCCGCACCACTCAGCCCCACAAAACTCAGCCCTGCATGATGCATCCCCTCATGATTCAGCCCTGCGTGACTCGGCTGCTCACAAGTCATCCCTGCACGACTCAGCCCCTCACAATTCATCCCCGCACAACTCCGTGCCCCCTTCTCCTTCCTCACCTAACAAGAACAATAACGCTGTGGACACCAGTGGCATCCACCTCTTCCTGGACATCAAATGTGTCCCTACGACAGCCCCAGGGAGCCCCCTGCACAGCCTGGAGACGTCCCTCTGA
- the atp2b1a gene encoding plasma membrane calcium-transporting ATPase 1a isoform X2, which translates to MAKNSYSGVKNHEANHDGDFGCSLKELRSLMELRGAEALHKLQESYGDVQGLCNRLKSSPIEGLSGHPADIDKRKETFGMNFIPPKKPKTFLQLVWEALQDVTLIILEVAAIVSLGLSFYKPPDEERDHCGTAAGGVEDEGEAEAGWIEGAAILLSVICVVLVTAFNDWSKEKQFRGLQSRIEQEQKFTVVRGGQVIQIPVAEIVVGDIAQIKYGDLLPADGVLIQGSDLKIDESSLTGESDHVKKTQDKDPMLLSGTHVMEGSGKMVVTAVGVNSQSGIIFTLLGAEEDEDEEEEKEEKKKEKKSKKQDGSIENRKKAKPQDGAAMEMQPLNSEDAAEMEEKRKANLPKKEKSVLQGKLTKLAVQIGKAGLVMSAITVIILVVLFVVDTFWIQGLPWVKDCTPIYIQYFVKFFIIGVTVLVVAVPEGLPLAVTISLAYSVKKMMKDNNLVRHLDACETMGNATAICSDKTGTLTMNRMTVVQAYLADKHYRRVPETDLIPASIMDLLILGISVNCAYTTKIMSPEKEGGLPRQVGNKTECALLGFVLDLKKDYQAIRNEIPEEKLYKVYTFNSVRKSMSTVLKNADGSFRMFSKGASEILLKKCCKILTASGEPKVFRPRDRDDMVKKVIEPMASEGLRTICLAYRDFPASEGEPEWENETDILTSLTCLCVVGIEDPVRLEVPDAIKKCQRAGITVRMVTGDNINTARAIAVKCGILQPGDDFLCLEGKDFNRRIRNEKGEIEQERIDKIWPKLRVLARSSPTDKHTLVKGIIDSTVAEQRQVVAVTGDGTNDGPALKKADVGFAMGIAGTDVAKEASDIILTDDNFSSIVKAVMWGRNVYDSISKFLQFQLTVNVVAVIVAFTGACITQDSPLKAVQMLWVNLIMDTFASLALATEPPTESLLLRKPYGRNKPLISRTMMKNILGHAVYQLTIIFTLLFAGEQIFDIDNGRDAPLHAPPSEHYTIVFNTFVMMQLFNEINARKIHGERNVFDGIFNNIIFCSIVLGTFIIQIVIVQFGGKPFSCVGLSIDQWLWCVFLGMGCLLWGQVISTIPTSRLKFLKTAGHGTQKEEIPDEELEDMDDLDEIDHAERELRHGQILWFRGLNRIQTQIRVVNAFRSSLSPYEGLEKPESRSSIHNFMTHPEFRIEDSEPHIPLIDDTDAEDDAPTKRNSSLPRNSPPHNSSPPHDSILHNSSPHDSAPRDQTPHDSTPHDSAAQNSSPHHSAPQNSALHDASPHDSALRDSAAHKSSLHDSAPHNSSPHNSVPPSPSSPNKNNNAVDTSGIHLFLDIKCVPTTAPGSPLHSLETSL; encoded by the exons GATTGAGTGGACACCCTGCCGACATCGACAAGAGAAAAGAAACATTTGGAATGAACTTTATACCTCCAAAAAAGCCAAAAACCTTCCTTCAGTTAGTGTGGGAGGCATTGCAGGACGTAACGCTCATTATTCTTGAAGTGGCAGCCATAGTTTCTTTAGGCCTTTCTTTTTATAAACCTCCAGATGAGGAAAGAGACC ACTGCGGCACGGCGGCAGGTGGTGTGGAGGATGAGGGTGAGGCTGAGGCGGGATGGATTGAGGGAGCAGCCATCCTTCTGTCtgtcatctgtgtggtgctggtgACTGCCTTCAATGACTGGAGCAAGGAGAAGCAGTTCAGGGGCCTCCAGAGCCGCATCGAACAAGAGCAGAAATTCACTGTTGTCAGGGGTGGCCAAGTCATCCAGATCCCAGTGGCTGAGATCGTCGTAGGGGACATTGCACAAATCAAATATG GTGACCTCCTGCCTGCAGATGGCGTGCTGATCCAGGGAAGTGATCTCAAAATTGACGAGAGCTCTCTGACGGGGGAATCGGACCATGTAAAGAAGACGCAGGACAAGGACCCCATGCTGTTGTCTG GAACCCACGTCATGGAGGGTTCTGGCAAGATGGTGGTCACCGCGGTGGGGGTCAACTCTCAATCTGGAATCATTTTCACGTTGCTTGGGGCTGAAGAGGACgaagatgaggaggaagagaaagaagaaaaaaagaaggagAAGAAAA GCAAAAAGCAGGATGGCTCCATTGAGAACCGCAAAAAAG CTAAACCTCAGGACGGAGCAGCCATGGAGATGCAGCCGCTCAACAGCGAGGATGCAGCCGAGATGGAGGAGAAGCGCAAAGCCAACCTGCCCAAGAAGGAGAAATCTGTCCTTCAAGGGAAGCTGACAAAACTAGCGGTGCAGATTGGGAAAGCAG GCCTCGTGATGTCAGCTATCACCGTCATCATTCTCGTGGTCCTCTTTGTCGTCGATACCTTCTGGATCCAAGGCCTGCCCTGGGTCAAGGACTGCACTCCCATCTATATCCAGTACTTCGTCAAGTTCTTCATCATTGGTGTCACAGTGCTGGTTGTGGCTGTGCCAGAGGGTCTTCCTCTCGCTGTCACCATTTCTCTGGCCTACTCTGTCAAA AAAATGATGAAGGATAACAATTTAGTGAGACACCTGGATGCCTGTGAAACCATGGGCAACGCGACTGCCATCTGCTCCGATAAGACAGGCACCCTGACCATGAACAGGATGACTGTTGTTCAGGCCTACCTGGCTGATAAACATTACAGGCGGGTTCCCGAAACTGACCTCATCCCTGCAAGCATCATGGACCTGCTCATCCTGGGCATCAGTGTCAATTGTGCATACACCACCAAAATTATG TCTCCTGAAAAGGAAGGTGGTTTGCCTCGTCAAGTGGGCAACAAGACAGAATGTGCCTTGCTGGGCTTTGTCCTGGATTTAAAAAAGGACTACCAAGCAATCCGCAACGAGATCCCAGAGGAGAAGCTCTACAAGGTCTACACTTTCAATTCCGTCAGGAAATCCATGAGCACCGTGCTGAAGAATGCTGATGGCAGCTTCAGGATGTTCAGCAAAGGAGCCTCTGAAATTCTCCTGAAGAA GTGCTGTAAAATCTTGACGGCGAGTGGTGAGCCAAAGGTGTTCCGGCCCAGGGACCGGGACGATATGGTGAAGAAAGTGATTGAACCCATGGCTTCTGAGGGCCTAAGGACCATCTGCCTGGCCTACAGGGACTTCCCTGCATCTGAGGGGGAGCCTGAATGGGAAAATGAAACGGACATCCTCACCAGCCTCACCTGCCTCTGTGTGGTGGGCATCGaggaccccgtcaggctggAG GTCCCTGACGCCATTAAGAAGTGCCAGCGTGCTGGAATCACAGTGCGCATGGTCACCGGGGACAACATCAACACCGCCAGAGCCATCGCCGTCAAGTGTGGCATCCTCCAGCCTGGAGACGACTTCCTGTGCCTGGAGGGTAAGGACTTCAACAGGCGGATACGCAACGAGAAGGGAGAG ATTGAGCAAGAGCGTATCGATAAGATATGGCCTAAACTGCGGGTGTTAGCAAGATCCTCCCCTACCGACAAACACACTCTTGTCAAAG GTATAATCGATAGCACTGTAGCTGAACAAAGACAAGTCGTCGCCGTAACGGGGGACGGCACTAATGACGGCCCCGCCTTGAAGAAAGCCGACGTTGGCTTTGCGATG GGCATCGCTGGTACTGATGTAGCCAAAGAAGCCTCTGACATCATCCTGACGGATGACAACTTCAGCAGCATTGTGAAAGCCGTCATGTGGGGGAGGAACGTGTACGACAGCATCTCTAAGTTCCTGCAGTTTCAGCTGACCGTCAATGTGGTGGCCGTCATCGTGGCCTTCACTGGGGCTTGCATCACACAG GACTCTCCCTTGAAGGCAGTCCAGATGCTGTGGGTGAACCTAATCATGGACACTTTTGCCTCATTGGCTCTGGCCACCGAGCCTCCCACCGAATCCCTGCTACTCAGGAAGCCTTACGGACGCAACAAACCGCTCATCTCCCGCACCATGATGAAGAACATCCTGGGCCATGCTGTCTACCAGCTTACCATCATCTTCACATTACTGTTTGCTG GTGAACAGATTTTTGACATTGACAATGGCCGTGACGCCCCCCTGCATGCGCCCCCGTCTGAACACTACACCATCGTCTTCAACACCTTTGTCATGATGCAGCTGTTCAATGAGATAAACGCCCGCAAAATCCATGGCGAGAGGAATGTCTTTGATGGCATCTTTAACAACATCATCTTCTGCTCAATCGTACTGGGGACATTCATCATCCAG ATCGTCATCGTCCAGTTTGGGGGGAAGCCCTTCAGCTGTGTGGGGCTGTCCATCGATCAGTGGCTCTGGTGTGTCTTCCTAGGGATGGGCTGTCTGCTCTGGGGCCAA GTCATCTCCACCATCCCCACGAGCCGCCTCAAGTTCCTGAAGACGGCGGGCCACGGCACACAGAAGGAAGAGATCCCggatgaggagctggaggacATGGACGACCTGGACGAGATTGACCATGCGGAGCGGGAGCTGCGGCATGGCCAGATCCTCTGGTTCAGGGGCCTCAACCGTATCCAGACTCAG ATCCGGGTGGTGAATGCCTTCCGCAGCTCCCTGTCACCGTATGAGGGGCTAGAGAAGCCGGAATCCCGGAGCTCCATCCACAACTTCATGACCCACCCGGAGTTCCGGATTGAGGACTCGGAGCCTCACATTCCCCTGATTGATGACACTGACGCCGAGGATGACGCCCCCACAAAGCGCAACTCCTCATTGCCACGCAACTCGCCTCCGCACAACTCATCACCGCCGCACGATTCGATCCTGCACAACTCATCCCCGCATGACTCAGCCCCCCGCGATCAAACCCCTCATGACTCAACCCCGCATGATTCAGCTGCTCAGAATTCGTCCCCGCACCACTCAGCCCCACAAAACTCAGCCCTGCATGATGCATCCCCTCATGATTCAGCCCTGCGTGACTCGGCTGCTCACAAGTCATCCCTGCACGACTCAGCCCCTCACAATTCATCCCCGCACAACTCCGTGCCCCCTTCTCCTTCCTCACCTAACAAGAACAATAACGCTGTGGACACCAGTGGCATCCACCTCTTCCTGGACATCAAATGTGTCCCTACGACAGCCCCAGGGAGCCCCCTGCACAGCCTGGAGACGTCCCTCTGA
- the atp2b1a gene encoding plasma membrane calcium-transporting ATPase 1a isoform X3, producing MAKNSYSGVKNHEANHDGDFGCSLKELRSLMELRGAEALHKLQESYGDVQGLCNRLKSSPIEGLSGHPADIDKRKETFGMNFIPPKKPKTFLQLVWEALQDVTLIILEVAAIVSLGLSFYKPPDEERDHCGTAAGGVEDEGEAEAGWIEGAAILLSVICVVLVTAFNDWSKEKQFRGLQSRIEQEQKFTVVRGGQVIQIPVAEIVVGDIAQIKYGDLLPADGVLIQGSDLKIDESSLTGESDHVKKTQDKDPMLLSGTHVMEGSGKMVVTAVGVNSQSGIIFTLLGAEEDEDEEEEKEEKKKEKKSKKQDGSIENRKKAKPQDGAAMEMQPLNSEDAAEMEEKRKANLPKKEKSVLQGKLTKLAVQIGKAGLVMSAITVIILVVLFVVDTFWIQGLPWVKDCTPIYIQYFVKFFIIGVTVLVVAVPEGLPLAVTISLAYSVKKMMKDNNLVRHLDACETMGNATAICSDKTGTLTMNRMTVVQAYLADKHYRRVPETDLIPASIMDLLILGISVNCAYTTKIMSPEKEGGLPRQVGNKTECALLGFVLDLKKDYQAIRNEIPEEKLYKVYTFNSVRKSMSTVLKNADGSFRMFSKGASEILLKKCCKILTASGEPKVFRPRDRDDMVKKVIEPMASEGLRTICLAYRDFPASEGEPEWENETDILTSLTCLCVVGIEDPVRLEVPDAIKKCQRAGITVRMVTGDNINTARAIAVKCGILQPGDDFLCLEGKDFNRRIRNEKGEIEQERIDKIWPKLRVLARSSPTDKHTLVKGIIDSTVAEQRQVVAVTGDGTNDGPALKKADVGFAMGIAGTDVAKEASDIILTDDNFSSIVKAVMWGRNVYDSISKFLQFQLTVNVVAVIVAFTGACITQDSPLKAVQMLWVNLIMDTFASLALATEPPTESLLLRKPYGRNKPLISRTMMKNILGHAVYQLTIIFTLLFAGEQIFDIDNGRDAPLHAPPSEHYTIVFNTFVMMQLFNEINARKIHGERNVFDGIFNNIIFCSIVLGTFIIQIVIVQFGGKPFSCVGLSIDQWLWCVFLGMGCLLWGQVISTIPTSRLKFLKTAGHGTQKEEIPDEELEDMDDLDEIDHAERELRHGQILWFRGLNRIQTQMDVVSAFQSGTSFQGALRRQPSSASQQHDVTHVSSPTHVACSPAAAASTAATTVGYPGGECLPQLPVTV from the exons GATTGAGTGGACACCCTGCCGACATCGACAAGAGAAAAGAAACATTTGGAATGAACTTTATACCTCCAAAAAAGCCAAAAACCTTCCTTCAGTTAGTGTGGGAGGCATTGCAGGACGTAACGCTCATTATTCTTGAAGTGGCAGCCATAGTTTCTTTAGGCCTTTCTTTTTATAAACCTCCAGATGAGGAAAGAGACC ACTGCGGCACGGCGGCAGGTGGTGTGGAGGATGAGGGTGAGGCTGAGGCGGGATGGATTGAGGGAGCAGCCATCCTTCTGTCtgtcatctgtgtggtgctggtgACTGCCTTCAATGACTGGAGCAAGGAGAAGCAGTTCAGGGGCCTCCAGAGCCGCATCGAACAAGAGCAGAAATTCACTGTTGTCAGGGGTGGCCAAGTCATCCAGATCCCAGTGGCTGAGATCGTCGTAGGGGACATTGCACAAATCAAATATG GTGACCTCCTGCCTGCAGATGGCGTGCTGATCCAGGGAAGTGATCTCAAAATTGACGAGAGCTCTCTGACGGGGGAATCGGACCATGTAAAGAAGACGCAGGACAAGGACCCCATGCTGTTGTCTG GAACCCACGTCATGGAGGGTTCTGGCAAGATGGTGGTCACCGCGGTGGGGGTCAACTCTCAATCTGGAATCATTTTCACGTTGCTTGGGGCTGAAGAGGACgaagatgaggaggaagagaaagaagaaaaaaagaaggagAAGAAAA GCAAAAAGCAGGATGGCTCCATTGAGAACCGCAAAAAAG CTAAACCTCAGGACGGAGCAGCCATGGAGATGCAGCCGCTCAACAGCGAGGATGCAGCCGAGATGGAGGAGAAGCGCAAAGCCAACCTGCCCAAGAAGGAGAAATCTGTCCTTCAAGGGAAGCTGACAAAACTAGCGGTGCAGATTGGGAAAGCAG GCCTCGTGATGTCAGCTATCACCGTCATCATTCTCGTGGTCCTCTTTGTCGTCGATACCTTCTGGATCCAAGGCCTGCCCTGGGTCAAGGACTGCACTCCCATCTATATCCAGTACTTCGTCAAGTTCTTCATCATTGGTGTCACAGTGCTGGTTGTGGCTGTGCCAGAGGGTCTTCCTCTCGCTGTCACCATTTCTCTGGCCTACTCTGTCAAA AAAATGATGAAGGATAACAATTTAGTGAGACACCTGGATGCCTGTGAAACCATGGGCAACGCGACTGCCATCTGCTCCGATAAGACAGGCACCCTGACCATGAACAGGATGACTGTTGTTCAGGCCTACCTGGCTGATAAACATTACAGGCGGGTTCCCGAAACTGACCTCATCCCTGCAAGCATCATGGACCTGCTCATCCTGGGCATCAGTGTCAATTGTGCATACACCACCAAAATTATG TCTCCTGAAAAGGAAGGTGGTTTGCCTCGTCAAGTGGGCAACAAGACAGAATGTGCCTTGCTGGGCTTTGTCCTGGATTTAAAAAAGGACTACCAAGCAATCCGCAACGAGATCCCAGAGGAGAAGCTCTACAAGGTCTACACTTTCAATTCCGTCAGGAAATCCATGAGCACCGTGCTGAAGAATGCTGATGGCAGCTTCAGGATGTTCAGCAAAGGAGCCTCTGAAATTCTCCTGAAGAA GTGCTGTAAAATCTTGACGGCGAGTGGTGAGCCAAAGGTGTTCCGGCCCAGGGACCGGGACGATATGGTGAAGAAAGTGATTGAACCCATGGCTTCTGAGGGCCTAAGGACCATCTGCCTGGCCTACAGGGACTTCCCTGCATCTGAGGGGGAGCCTGAATGGGAAAATGAAACGGACATCCTCACCAGCCTCACCTGCCTCTGTGTGGTGGGCATCGaggaccccgtcaggctggAG GTCCCTGACGCCATTAAGAAGTGCCAGCGTGCTGGAATCACAGTGCGCATGGTCACCGGGGACAACATCAACACCGCCAGAGCCATCGCCGTCAAGTGTGGCATCCTCCAGCCTGGAGACGACTTCCTGTGCCTGGAGGGTAAGGACTTCAACAGGCGGATACGCAACGAGAAGGGAGAG ATTGAGCAAGAGCGTATCGATAAGATATGGCCTAAACTGCGGGTGTTAGCAAGATCCTCCCCTACCGACAAACACACTCTTGTCAAAG GTATAATCGATAGCACTGTAGCTGAACAAAGACAAGTCGTCGCCGTAACGGGGGACGGCACTAATGACGGCCCCGCCTTGAAGAAAGCCGACGTTGGCTTTGCGATG GGCATCGCTGGTACTGATGTAGCCAAAGAAGCCTCTGACATCATCCTGACGGATGACAACTTCAGCAGCATTGTGAAAGCCGTCATGTGGGGGAGGAACGTGTACGACAGCATCTCTAAGTTCCTGCAGTTTCAGCTGACCGTCAATGTGGTGGCCGTCATCGTGGCCTTCACTGGGGCTTGCATCACACAG GACTCTCCCTTGAAGGCAGTCCAGATGCTGTGGGTGAACCTAATCATGGACACTTTTGCCTCATTGGCTCTGGCCACCGAGCCTCCCACCGAATCCCTGCTACTCAGGAAGCCTTACGGACGCAACAAACCGCTCATCTCCCGCACCATGATGAAGAACATCCTGGGCCATGCTGTCTACCAGCTTACCATCATCTTCACATTACTGTTTGCTG GTGAACAGATTTTTGACATTGACAATGGCCGTGACGCCCCCCTGCATGCGCCCCCGTCTGAACACTACACCATCGTCTTCAACACCTTTGTCATGATGCAGCTGTTCAATGAGATAAACGCCCGCAAAATCCATGGCGAGAGGAATGTCTTTGATGGCATCTTTAACAACATCATCTTCTGCTCAATCGTACTGGGGACATTCATCATCCAG ATCGTCATCGTCCAGTTTGGGGGGAAGCCCTTCAGCTGTGTGGGGCTGTCCATCGATCAGTGGCTCTGGTGTGTCTTCCTAGGGATGGGCTGTCTGCTCTGGGGCCAA GTCATCTCCACCATCCCCACGAGCCGCCTCAAGTTCCTGAAGACGGCGGGCCACGGCACACAGAAGGAAGAGATCCCggatgaggagctggaggacATGGACGACCTGGACGAGATTGACCATGCGGAGCGGGAGCTGCGGCATGGCCAGATCCTCTGGTTCAGGGGCCTCAACCGTATCCAGACTCAG ATGGATGTAGTCAGTGCTTTCCAGAGTGGAACTTCCTTTCAGGGGGCTCTAAGGCGCCAGCCCTCCAGCGCCAGCCAACAACACGATGTAACACATGTTTCTAGCCCTACACATGTAGCGTGTTCTCCTGCCGCTGCTGCCAGCACTGCTGCTACCACTGTTGGGT ATCCGGGTGGTGAATGCCTTCCGCAGCTCCCTGTCACCGTATGA